AGTagcttgtctcttcttcttttggGTCAGAAGAGCCAAGATAAACCCATGAGAGTTTTGCCATTGTTGGTGGACCGCGAGCCTGACCTTAATATCCAGCTGGCTTCAACAAAGACGTGGATTTCCTGGAGGTGTGCCTCCCCCTCCTTTCGTCGCTGCTTCCGTCATAATCCTGCAGGGCCAACAACTCCATCTTTGAAGAAACCGGCCACTGCACAGCGCCAAGACAGTTTAAGGACATCTCCTCTTTCAGATAATGGAAAGAATCATGTTCCTAGTTCAGATGAGGATAATCTTGCAAGAAAAATGGTGCTTAAAAGTAGCTTGAAAAAGGCATCAGATGCTACTACAGATTCTGTTCGGAATGCTGATGGAAATGAAGCAGTGGGAGGAAAGGGTAGTTGTGATTCTAGTCATGTAGAAAGAAGGAAAGTACAGTGGACAGATACTTGTGGAAGCCAGCTTGCCGAAGTCAAAGAATTTGAACCAAGGTAtgaaaatttcataattttaaaaccCAATTTATAGATAAAGCATAATGTTTGCGTCTTGAAGCTTTTATATAGGCCCATGTTCCATTTATTCTTCATTATAGCCAATCACCCAAATAGCTTCAATGTTCATCACATCATTCCTTCTGAACAGTGGAAAATTTTAAGTCTTAATTGACATAAATGTGTGTTTAGTTATAATGGTCAGTTTTAAGTTCTAAAGCCTAGTGCAAACGAAGATTgcagttctttttttttttttttgggtaggAATAGTTTGATAGTTTACAAACCATACTGTCTTGCATCTCGACTTTAGATTGAATTCATACTTGTATCACATATCAAATAAATTGTATAT
This genomic window from Benincasa hispida cultivar B227 chromosome 4, ASM972705v1, whole genome shotgun sequence contains:
- the LOC120074951 gene encoding uncharacterized protein LOC120074951; the encoded protein is MLLAVEGRGFFSSSASGYSSSLSLLLLGQKSQDKPMRVLPLLVDREPDLNIQLASTKTWISWRCASPSFRRCFRHNPAGPTTPSLKKPATAQRQDSLRTSPLSDNGKNHVPSSDEDNLARKMVLKSSLKKASDATTDSVRNADGNEAVGGKGSCDSSHVERRKVQWTDTCGSQLAEVKEFEPSEINASDDENDMGKRRCLCTIM